The DNA sequence TAGCCTCCGTACCACAAGCAAAAACCACCCGGCTGAAACCGGGTGGTTGTCTACTTTTATACAATTTTAAACGATTGGGCGATACCGATCACTCGGAGGTGTATAGTCACCATCAACAAGGACAAGGATTTTTCCATCATTGAAATAATCGTTGTAGCGGTTCGCTTCTTCTTCAGGGATACCCATGCCGATAAGCGCTCCGGCAAGTCCGCCAACTCCCGCTCCAGCAGCTGCGCCGGTAATGCCTGCCACAATCGGACCCGCTGCGATGATTGGTCCAACTCCTGGTATTGCGAGTGCACCGATTCCTAAAAGCACGCCGCCAAGTCCTCCTAAGACTCCGCCGGTTGCTGCTCCTGTTGCTGCTCCATCTGCTGCATGTGTTCCTGTTTCATCTGCAATAACATCCGCATTTGCC is a window from the Sporosarcina sp. ANT_H38 genome containing:
- a CDS encoding general stress protein, with translation MVTRHVVGYYDTETEAIAAIEDLKRQGYGTDDISVMSRQTANADVIADETGTHAADGAATGAATGGVLGGLGGVLLGIGALAIPGVGPIIAAGPIVAGITGAAAGAGVGGLAGALIGMGIPEEEANRYNDYFNDGKILVLVDGDYTPPSDRYRPIV